One segment of Drosophila ananassae strain 14024-0371.13 chromosome 3R, ASM1763931v2, whole genome shotgun sequence DNA contains the following:
- the LOC6498172 gene encoding myosin heavy chain, muscle isoform X10 translates to MPKPAPNLEDEDPTPYLFVSLEQRRIDQSKPYDSKKNCWVPDEKEGYLLGEIKATKGDIVSVGLPGGETRDFKKDQLQQVNPPKYEKAEDMSNLTYLNDASVLHNLRQRYYNKLIYTYSGLFCVAINPYKRYPVYTNRCAKMYRGKRRNEVPPHIFAISDGAYVDMLTNHVNQSMLITGESGAGKTENTKKVIAYFATVGASTKKDESQKNKGSLEDQVVQTNPVLEAFGNAKTVRNDNSSRFGKFIRIHFGPTGKLAGADIETYLLEKARVISQQSLERSYHIFYQIMSGSVAGVKEYCLLSNNIYDYRIVSQGKTTIPSVNDGEEWVAVDQAFDILGFTKQEKEDVYRITAAVMHMGGMKFKQRGREEQAEQDGEEEGGRVSKLFGCDTAELYKNLLKPRIKVGNEFVTQGRNVQQVTNSIGALCKGVFDRLFKWLVKKCNETLDTQQKRQHFIGVLDIAGFEIFDYNGFEQLCINFTNEKLQQFFNHHMFVLEQEEYKREGIDWAFIDFGMDLLACIDLIEKPMGILSILEEESMFPKATDQTFSEKLTNTHLGKSAPFQKPKPPKPGQQAAHFAIGHYAGVVAYNITGWLEKNKDPLNDTVVDQFKKSQNKLLIEIFADHAGQSGGGEQAKGGRGKKGGGFATVSSAYKEQLNSLMTTLRSTQPHFVRCIIPNEMKQPGLVDAHLVMHQLTCNGVLEGIRICRKGFPNRMVYPDFKMRYMILAPAIMAAEKVAKNAAGKCLEAVGLDPDMYRIGHTKVFFRAGVLGQMEEFRDERLGKIMSWMQAWARGYLSRKGFKKLQEQRVALKVVQRNLRKYLQLRTWPWYKLWQKVKPLLNVSRIEDEIARLEEKAKKAEELHAAEVKVRKELEALNAKLLAEKTALLDSLSGEKGQLQDFQERNAKLTAQKNDLENQLRDIQERLTQEEDARNQLFQQKKKADQEISGLKKDIEDLELNVQKAEQDKATKDHQIRNLNDEIAHQDELINKLNKEKKMQGESNQKTGEELQAAEDKINHLNKVKAKLEQTLDELEDSLEREKKVRGDVEKSKRKVEGDLKLTQEAVADLERNKKELEQTIQRKDKELCSITAKLEDEQVVVGKHQRQIKELQARIEELEEEVEAERQARAKAEKQRADLARELEELGERLEEAGGATSAQIELNKKREAELSKLRRDLEEANIQHESTLANLRKKHNDAVAEMAEQVDQLNKLKAKAEKEKNEYYGQLNDLRAGVDHITNEKAAQEKIAKQLQHTLNEVQSKLDETNRTLNDFDASKKKLSIENSDLLRQLEEAESQVSQLSKIKISLTTQLEDTKRLADEESRERATLLGKFRNLEHDLDNLREQVEEEAEGKADLQRQLSKANAEAQVWRSKYESDGVARSEELEEAKRKLQARLAEAEETIESLNQKCIGLEKTKQRLSTEVEDLQLEVDRANAIANAAEKKQKAFDKIIGEWKLKVDDLAAELDASQKECRNYSTELFRLKGAYEEGQEQLEAVRRENKNLADEVKDLLDQIGEGGRNIHEIEKARKRLEAEKDELQAALEEAEAALEQEENKVLRAQLELSQVRQEIDRRIQEKEEEFENTRKNHQRALDSMQASLEAEAKGKAEALRMKKKLEADINELEIALDHANKANAEAQKNIKRYQQQLKDIQTALEEEQRARDDAREQLGISERRANALQNELEESRTLLEQADRGRRQAEQELADAHEQLNEVSAQNASISAAKRKLESELQTLHSDLDELLNEAKNSEEKAKKAMVDAARLADELRAEQDHAQTQEKLRKALEQQIKELQVRLDEAEANALKGGKKAIQKLEQRVRELENELDGEQRRHADAQKNLRKSERRIKELSFQSEEDRKNHERMQDLVDKLQQKIKTYKRQIEEAEEIAALNLAKFRKAQQELEEAEERADLAEQAISKFRAKGRAGSVGRGASPAPRATSVRPQFDGLAFPPRFDLAPENEF, encoded by the exons ATGCCGAAGCCAGCTCCAAATCTTGAGGATGAGGATCCCACCCCATACCTGTTCGTGTCTTTGGAACAGAGACGTATCGATCAATCGAAACCCTATGACTCCAAGAAGAACTGTTGGGTCCCCGACGAGAAGGAGGGTTATCTCCTTGGTGAGATCAAGGCCACCAAGGGCGATATCGTCTCCGTCGGCTTGCCTGGTGGAGAG acACGAGACTTCAAGAAAGATCAGCTCCAGCAAGTGAACCCTCCAAAATACGAAAAAGCTGAGGATATGTCCAACTTGACATACCTTAACGATGCCTCTGTGCTCCATAACTTGAGACAGAGATACTACAACAAGCTCATCTAC ACCTACTCTGGTCTTTTCTGCGTTGCCATCAATCCTTACAAGCGCTACCCCGTATATACCAACCGTTGCGCTAAGATGTACCGTGGCAAGCGCCGTAATGAGGTGCCACCCCATATTTTCGCCATCTCTGACGGTGCCTACGTCGACATGTTGACCAACCACGTGAATCAATCTATGTTGATCACCGGTGAGTCTGGTGCCGGAAAGACTGAGAACACCAAGAAGGTCATTGCGTACTTCGCCACTGTTGGCGCTTCCACCAAGAAGGATGAATCGCAGAAGAACAAGGGTTCCCTGGAAGATCAGGTTGTGCAGACTAACCCTGTGCTTGAGGCTTTCGGTAACGCCAAGACCGTGCGTAACGATAACTCCTCTCGTTTC GGTAAATTCATCCGTATCCACTTCGGACCTACTGGTAAACTGGCTGGTGCTGATATTGAGACCT ATCTGCTGGAGAAGGCCCGTGTCATCTCCCAGCAGTCCCTGGAGCGTTCCTACCACATCTTCTACCAGATCATGTCTGGCTCCGTTGCCGGTGTTAAAG agTACTGTCTACTTTCGAACAACATTTACGATTATCGCATTGTCTCACAAGGCAAAACGACCATACCGAGCGTCAACGATGGCGAGGAATGGGTCGCCGTGGAT CAAGCCTTCGACATTCTGGGCTTCACCAAGCAGGAGAAGGAGGATGTGTACAGGATCACCGCCGCTGTCATGCACATGGGTGGCATGAAGTTCAAGCAACGTGGTCGCGAGGAGCAGGCTGAGCAGGACGGTGAGGAGGAGGGTGGCCGTGTGTCTAAGCTGTTCGGCTGCGACACCGCTGAGCTGTACAAGAACTTGCTCAAGCCCCGCATCAAGGTCGGTAACGAGTTCGTCACCCAGGGCCGTAACGTCCAGCAGGTCACCAACTCGATCGGTGCCCTCTGCAAGGGTGTCTTCGATCGTCTGTTCAAGTGGCTGGTCAAGAAGTGTAACGAGACTCTGGATACCCAGCAGAAGCGTCAGCACTTCATTGGTGTACTGGATATTGCTGGTTTTGAAATCTTCGAC TACAACGGTTTCGAGCAACTGTGTATTAACTTCACCAACGAGAAGTTGCAACAATTCTTCAACCATCACATGTTCGTTTTGGAGCAAGAAGAATACAAGAGGGAAGGTATCGATTGGGCCTTCATCGATTTCGGTATGGACTTGTTGGCCTGTATCGATCTGATTGAAAAG CCTATGGGTATCCTGTCCATCCTTGAAGAAGAGTCTATGTTCCCCAAGGCCACCGATCAGACCTTCTCGGAGAAGCTGACCAACACCCATTTGGGCAAGTCGGCTCCATTCCAGAAGCCCAAGCCCCCAAAGCCCGGCCAGCAGGCTGCCCACTTTGCCATCGGCCATTATGCTGGTGTTGTCGCTTACAACATCACCGGTTGGTTGGAGAAGAACAAGGATCCTCTGAACGACACTGTTGTCGACCAGTTCAAGAAGTCTCAGAACAAGCTGCTGATCGAAATCTTCGCCGATCACGCCGGACAGTCGGGCGGCGGTGAACAGGCCAAGGGAGGTCGTGGCAAGAAGGGTGGTGGCTTCGCCACTGTGTCCTCTGCCTACAAGGAGCAGTTGAACAGCTTGATGACCACTCTGCGCTCCACTCAGCCTCACTTCGTCCGTTGCATCATTCCCAACGAGATGAAGCAGCCTGGACTTGTTGATGCCCACTTGGTTATGCACCAGCTGACCTGTAACGGTGTGCTTGAAGGTATCCGTATTTGCCGTAAGGGCTTCCCCAACAGGATGGTCTACCCTGACTTCAAGATGCG TTACATGATTCTGGCCCCAGCCATCATGGCGGCCGAAAAGGTGGCCAAGAATGCGGCCGGCAAGTGTTTGGAAGCCGTCGGACTGGATCCCGATATGTATCGCATTGGTCACACCAAG GTGTTCTTCCGTGCCGGTGTCCTGGGTCAGATGGAGGAGTTCCGTGATGAGCGTCTGGGCAAGATCATGTCCTGGATGCAGGCCTGGGCTCGTGGTTACCTGTCCCGCAAGGGCTTCAAGAAGCTCCAGGAACAGCGCGTCGCCCTCAAGGTTGTCCAGCGCAATCTGCGCAAGTACCTGCAGCTCCGCACCTGGCCATGGTACAAACTGTGGCAGAAGGTCAAGCCCCTCCTCAACGTCAGCCGTATCGAGGATGAGATTGCC CGTCTGGAGGAGAAGGCCAAGAAGGCTGAGGAACTGCATGCCGCTGAAGTGAAAGTACGCAAGGAGCTGGAGGCCCTCAACGCCAAGCTGTTGGCTGAGAAGACCGCCCTGCTGGACTCTCTGTCCGGTGAGAAGGGCCAGCTGCAGGACTTCCAGGAGCGCAACGCCAAGTTGACCGCCCAGAAGAACGACCTCGAGAACCAGCTGCGC GACATCCAAGAGCGCCTGACTCAGGAGGAAGATGCCCGCAACCAGCTGTTCCAGCAGAAGAAGAAGGCCGACCAGGAGATCTCTGGCCTGAAGAAGGACATCGAGGATCTGGAGCTGAATGTCCAGAAGGCCGAGCAGGACAAGGCCACCAAGGATCACCAGATCCGCAACTTGAACGACGAGATCGCCCACCAGGATGAGCTCATCAACAAGCTGAACAAGGAGAAGAAGATGCAGGGCGAGTCCAACCAGAAGACTGGTGAGGAACTGCAGGCCGCCGAGGACAAGATCAACCACTTGAACAAGGTTAAGGCCAAGCTCGAGCAGACCCTCGACGAGCTCGAGGATTCTCTGGAGCGTGAGAAGAAGGTGCGCGGTGATGTTGAGAAGTCCAAGCGCAAGGTTGAGGGAGACCTCAAGCTCACCCAGGAGGCTGTTGCCGATCTGGAGCGCAACAAGAAGGAATTGGAGCAGACCATCCAGCGCAAGGACAAGGAACTGTGCTCCATCACCGCCAAGCTCGAGGATGAGCAGGTTGTGGTTGGCAAGCACCAGCGCCAGATCAAGGAACTGCAGGCCCGCATCGAGGAGCTCGAGGAGGAGGTTGAGGCTGAGCGCCAGGCCCGCGCCAAGGCTGAGAAGCAGCGCGCCGATCTGGCCCGTGAGCTTGAGGAATTGGGCGAGCGTCTGGAGGAGGCTGGCGGTGCCACCTCTGCCCAGATTGAGCTCAACAAGAAGCGTGAGGCTGAGCTCAGCAAGCTCCGTCGCGATCTTGAGGAGGCCAACATCCAGCACGAGTCCACCCTGGCTAACCTGCGCAAGAAGCACAACGATGCCGTCGCCGAGATGGCCGAGCAGGTTGATCAGCTCAACAAGCTGAAGGCTAA GGCTGAGAAGGAGAAGAACGAGTACTACGGCCAGTTGAACGATCTGCGTGCCGGTGTCGACCACATTACCAACGAGAAG gCTGCCCAGGAGAAGATCGCCAAGCAGCTGCAGCACACCCTCAACGAAGTCCAGTCCAAATTGGATGAGACCAACAGGACTCTGAACGACTTCGATgccagcaagaagaagctgtCCATTGAGAACTCCGATCTGCTCCgccagctggaggaggccgAGTCCCAGGTGTCTCAGCTGTCCAAGATCAAGATCTCCCTGACCACCCAGCTTGAGGATACCAAGCGTCTGGCCGATGAGGAGTCCCGCGAGCGTGCTACCCTTCTGGGCAAGTTCCGCAACTTGGAGCACGACCTGGACAACCTGCGCGAACAGGTTGAGGAGGAGGCTGAGGGCAAGGCCGATCTGCAGCGCCAGCTGAGCAAGGCCAACGCTGAGGCCCAGGTCTGGCGTAGCAAGTACGAGTCCGATGGTGTTGCCCGCTCtgaggagctggaggaggccaAGAGGAAGCTGCAGGCCCGTCTCGCCGAGGCTGAGGAGACCATTGAGTCCCTTAACCAGAAGTGCATTGGCCTGGAGAAGACCAAGCAGCGCCTGTCCACCGAAGTGGAGGATCTCCAGCTGGAGGTCGACCGTGCCAACGCCATTGCCAACGCTGCCGAGAAGAAGCAGAAGGCCTTCGACAAGATCATCGGCGAATGGAAACTGAAGGTTGATGATCTGGCCGCTGAGCTTGATGCCTCCCAGAAGGAGTGCCGCAACTACTCCACCGAACTGTTCCGTCTGAAGGGTGCCTACGAGGAGGGCCAGGAGCAGCTGGAGGCTGTGCGTCGTGAGAACAAGAACTTGGCTGATGAGGTCAAGGATCTGCTCGACCAGATCGGTGAGGGTGGCCGCAACATCCATGAGATCGAGAAGGCCCGCAAGCGCCTGGAGGCTGAGAAGGACGAGCTCCAAGCCGCCCTTGAGGAGGCTGAGGCTGCTCTTGAGCAGGAGGAGAACAAGGTGCTGCGCGCCCAGCTGGAGCTGTCCCAGGTCCGCCAGGAAATCGATCGCCGCATccaggagaaggaggaggagttcGAGAACACCCGCAAGAACCACCAGCGCGCCCTCGACTCCATGCAGGCTTCCCTTGAGGCTGAGGCCAAGGGCAAGGCTGAGGCCCTGCGCATGAAGAAGAAGCTGGAGGCTGACATCAACGAGCTGGAGATTGCTCTGGATCATGCCAACAAG GCTAACGCCGAGGCCCAGAAGAACATCAAGCGTTACCAGCAACAGCTTAAGGACATCCAGACCGCTCTCGAGGAGGAGCAGCGCGCCCGCGACGATGCCCGCGAACAGCTGGGTATCTCCGAGCGTCGTGCCAACGCTCTCCAGAACGAACTGGAGGAGTCGCGCACTCTGCTGGAGCAGGCCGACCGTGGCCGTCGCCAGGCCGAACAGGAGCTGGCCGATGCCCACGAGCAGTTGAACGAGGTTTCCGCCCAGAACGCCTCCATCTCCGCTGCCAAGAGGAAGCTGGAGTCTGAGCTGCAGACCCTGCACTCCGACCTGGACGAACTCTTGAACGAGGCCAAGAACTCCGAGGAGAAGGCCAAGAAGGCTATGGTTGATGCCGCCCGCCTGGCTGATGAGCTCCGCGCTGAGCAGGATCATGCCCAGACCCAGGAGAAATTGAGGAAGGCTTTGGAGCAGCAGATCAAGGAGCTCCAGGTCCGTCTCGATGAAGCCGAGGCCAACGCCCTTAAGGGTGGCAAGAAGGCTATCCAGAAGTTGGAGCAGCGCGTCCGCGAGCTCGAGAACGAGCTGGATGGTGAGCAGAGGCGACATGCCGATGCCCAGAAGAACTTGCGCAAGTCTGAGCGCCGCATCAAGGAGCTGAGCTTCCAGTCTGAGGAGGACCGCAAGAACCACGAACGCATGCAGGATCTGGTCGATAAGCTGCAACAGAAGATCAAGACATACAAGAGGCAGATCGAGGAGGCTGAGGAAATCGCCGCCCTCAACTTGGCCAAATTCCGCAAGGCTCagcaggagctggaggaggccgAGGAGCGTGCCGATCTGGCCGAGCAGGCCATCAGCAAATTCCGCGCCAAGGGACGTGCCGGTTCTGTCGGTCGTGGTGCCAGCCCAGCG CCCCGTGCGACGTCCGTCAGGCCACAATTCGACGGATTGGCCTTCCCACCAAGATTCGACCTTGCTCCTGAAAACGAATTCTAA